Proteins encoded together in one Plasmodium vivax chromosome 6, whole genome shotgun sequence window:
- a CDS encoding hypothetical protein (encoded by transcript PVX_110815A) produces MVVSYHKGCLQICYYYYYYYYYYYYYYYYYYYDTQPNSFRIQLRDKQLHNNL; encoded by the coding sequence ATGGTTGTAAGTTACCATAAAGGGTGTTTACAAATTtgctactactactactactactactactactactactactactactactactactactacgaCACACAGCCTAATTCCTTCAGAATTCAACTAAGGGATAAACAATTACACAATAACTTATGA